A window of the Synechococcus sp. LTW-R genome harbors these coding sequences:
- a CDS encoding glycosyltransferase family 1 protein: MLLLNYKPVLFQPTGIGIYANAVLPALQNFEHILIPGGGSGGSKDRLKRLAWTQTQLPKLAKKYQADLIFTPAPEGYLGDQAVPQILMVHDLRPLIHPECSMQTLYFRSWVPPLLRQCTHIFTNSEFTAAEISRCIGVSQDKITVTPLGYDPEHFYFSESFKRLHHRPYLLHIGQAYPHKNLKRLIQAFNSIAHQFPDVDLLLLGKPHPAQTIRLRNLVADLNLSDRVIFKSYVPYADLPNWYRGACAFVYPSLWEGFGLPILEAMACGCPVITSYGSGTQEVANNAAILIDPYSVSDLVDSITKILLSEYEQSNLRLRGAKHSRSFNWSSTSKKLSEVISEKTAIPDKGHPLI, from the coding sequence ATGCTGCTTCTGAATTACAAGCCCGTTCTGTTTCAGCCAACAGGAATTGGAATTTATGCCAATGCTGTTTTACCGGCACTTCAGAATTTTGAGCATATCTTGATTCCTGGTGGTGGCTCTGGAGGCAGTAAAGATCGTTTGAAGCGGCTGGCCTGGACTCAGACGCAGCTACCAAAGCTGGCTAAGAAATATCAGGCCGATCTCATATTTACCCCTGCTCCCGAGGGTTATCTCGGTGATCAGGCTGTTCCTCAGATCCTAATGGTCCATGACTTAAGACCTTTAATTCACCCGGAGTGCTCAATGCAGACACTTTATTTCAGAAGCTGGGTTCCACCGCTCCTCAGACAATGTACCCATATCTTCACGAATTCTGAGTTTACTGCTGCTGAAATAAGCCGATGCATAGGTGTATCACAAGACAAGATTACTGTGACACCTCTTGGTTATGATCCTGAGCATTTCTATTTTTCGGAGTCCTTTAAGCGTCTTCATCATCGCCCCTATCTGCTCCATATTGGGCAGGCCTATCCCCATAAAAACCTAAAGCGTCTAATACAAGCCTTTAATTCAATTGCGCATCAATTTCCAGATGTTGATTTGCTTTTGTTGGGTAAGCCTCATCCAGCTCAGACCATCCGACTTCGAAATTTGGTTGCCGATTTAAATCTGTCGGATAGAGTAATTTTCAAGAGCTATGTACCTTATGCAGATCTTCCCAACTGGTATAGAGGAGCCTGTGCTTTTGTTTATCCGAGCCTTTGGGAGGGCTTTGGCCTCCCGATCCTTGAAGCAATGGCTTGTGGTTGTCCTGTTATTACCAGCTATGGATCAGGAACTCAAGAAGTAGCTAACAACGCCGCAATATTGATTGATCCGTATTCAGTATCCGACTTAGTTGACTCAATAACTAAAATCCTATTGTCAGAATATGAGCAATCTAATCTGCGTCTTAGAGGTGCTAAACATTCACGTAGCTTCAATTGGAGTAGCACCTCGAAAAAATTATCCGAAGTCATTTCTGAGAAGACTGCTATCCCGGACAAAGGCCACCCTTTGATATGA